In the genome of Myroides phaeus, one region contains:
- a CDS encoding succinate dehydrogenase/fumarate reductase iron-sulfur subunit, translating into MNLTLKIWRQSNAKVQGKMVDYKIDNVSPDMSFLEMLDVLNNELIEKGDEPVAFDHDCREGICGMCSLFINGEAHGPDRGITTCQLHMRKFKDGDTIYIEPFRAKAFPVIKDLVVDRTAFDKIQHAGGFVSVNTSGNTQDANAIPIPKHDADRAFDAATCIGCGACVATCKNSSAMLFVSAKVSQFALLPQGKVEAADRVMNMVEEMDALGFGNCTNTGACEIECPKGISLENIARMNREYLKASLK; encoded by the coding sequence ATGAATCTTACACTAAAAATATGGCGTCAATCCAACGCTAAAGTACAAGGAAAAATGGTTGATTATAAAATCGACAACGTTTCTCCTGATATGTCTTTCTTAGAAATGCTTGATGTTTTAAACAACGAGTTAATCGAGAAAGGTGATGAGCCAGTAGCTTTTGACCACGACTGTCGTGAAGGTATTTGTGGTATGTGTTCATTATTTATTAATGGTGAAGCTCACGGACCTGATAGAGGTATTACAACTTGTCAGTTACACATGAGAAAGTTTAAAGATGGAGATACTATCTACATTGAGCCTTTTAGAGCTAAAGCTTTCCCTGTAATCAAGGATTTAGTTGTAGACCGTACTGCTTTTGATAAAATTCAACATGCAGGTGGTTTCGTTTCTGTTAATACATCTGGAAACACACAAGATGCTAACGCAATTCCTATTCCTAAACACGATGCAGACCGTGCTTTTGACGCTGCTACTTGTATTGGATGTGGTGCTTGTGTTGCTACATGTAAAAACTCTTCAGCGATGTTATTCGTTTCTGCTAAAGTTTCTCAATTCGCTTTATTACCGCAAGGTAAAGTTGAAGCAGCTGACCGTGTTATGAACATGGTTGAAGAAATGGATGCTTTAGGATTTGGTAACTGTACTAATACAGGAGCTTGTGAAATCGAATGTCCAAAAGGTATTTCTCTTGAGAATATCGCTCGTATGAACAGAGAGTATTTAAAAGCAAGTTTGAAGTAA
- a CDS encoding nitrilase family protein — translation MKVALIQAPLAWENIEENKQSFIQKLNAITEGTHLVVLPEMFTSGFTMHPERVSIAMSDKFIVELISLCKSRNFALTGSIVIEEDKKYYNRMFFIFPTGEVKTYDKRHLFSLAGEEKVYTAGQERLIVEYKGWKICPLVCYDLRFPAFSRNVGEVYDLLLYVASWPDQRIYAWDSLIKARAIENMSYVVGVNRSGSDENNNVYSGHSQVLDTLGNYLVEPLVGEQVVYIELDKEKQDKLRHRLGFLKDADDFTLLR, via the coding sequence ATGAAAGTAGCATTAATACAAGCGCCATTAGCGTGGGAAAATATAGAGGAGAATAAACAGTCATTCATACAGAAGTTAAATGCAATAACTGAAGGTACACATCTTGTTGTATTACCAGAGATGTTCACCTCAGGCTTTACAATGCATCCAGAGCGAGTTTCTATTGCAATGTCAGATAAGTTTATTGTAGAGTTAATATCGTTGTGTAAATCGCGTAATTTTGCTTTAACAGGTAGTATTGTTATTGAGGAAGACAAGAAGTATTACAACCGTATGTTTTTTATCTTTCCTACAGGGGAAGTCAAGACCTATGATAAGCGCCATTTGTTTTCTTTAGCTGGGGAAGAAAAGGTTTATACAGCAGGCCAAGAAAGATTGATTGTGGAGTATAAAGGGTGGAAAATATGTCCTCTTGTTTGTTATGATTTGCGCTTTCCTGCTTTTAGTAGAAATGTAGGAGAGGTATATGATTTGTTACTTTATGTTGCAAGTTGGCCAGACCAGCGTATCTACGCGTGGGATTCTTTGATTAAAGCGCGTGCGATAGAAAATATGTCTTACGTAGTTGGAGTTAATAGAAGTGGCTCTGATGAGAATAACAATGTGTATTCAGGTCACTCACAAGTTTTAGATACTTTAGGTAATTATCTTGTAGAACCATTAGTAGGAGAACAGGTAGTTTACATTGAATTAGATAAAGAAAAACAAGATAAGTTACGTCATCGTTTAGGATTTTTAAAAGATGCCGATGATTTTACCTTGTTGAGATAA
- a CDS encoding Ig-like domain-containing protein, with protein sequence MSKFRIYFLCCFTIICAVTLSNCAKRGFISGGDKDTIPPVMVGSTPKNFSTNFNKNEIKIDFDEFVKIKNANQNVIISPPLEKMPDIQPMGLAKKTVTIKFTDTLAPNTTYSFNFGDAIIDNNEGNVLKQFKYVFSTGDYIDSLKVSGTIKSANKFKADNFVNVMLYDAKSFKDSTIYTQKPLYVTNTLDSLTTFTIENIKEGTYYLIALKDKNNDYKFDPKQDKIAFIKDSIQIPTDKEFELTLFKSDEKFEASRPSQISENKWYLPYIGNPDNVSIEVKKGEKVIPNAYSYLKEKDSLQVWFPKIEADSLLITAKKDDYTKTFTVKPRVKMKEVDSLKVSGKSGTLDFISDFTIETTTPIKDINSALISIFNKDTVAVPFSLEQLPLEQKLSLKFDREENNAYTVNLMPGALTDFFGTKNDTLNFNVKTLAMTDYGNLALTFTGVKRFPIIVELLDEREKVIASQYSEDKNTFEFTALPPRQYYIRVTYDDNKNGKWDSGYFWDRKEPEETVYFPEQIDVRANWDINEQIAL encoded by the coding sequence ATGTCTAAGTTTCGCATATACTTCTTATGTTGTTTTACTATTATTTGTGCAGTTACATTGTCTAACTGTGCGAAAAGAGGGTTTATTTCTGGAGGTGATAAAGACACTATTCCACCTGTAATGGTTGGTAGTACCCCTAAAAACTTTTCAACAAACTTTAATAAGAATGAGATCAAAATTGATTTTGATGAATTTGTAAAGATTAAAAATGCAAATCAAAACGTAATTATCTCTCCTCCATTGGAAAAGATGCCTGATATCCAGCCAATGGGTCTTGCAAAAAAAACCGTTACTATTAAATTTACAGATACATTAGCTCCTAATACAACTTATAGTTTCAACTTTGGAGATGCTATCATAGACAATAATGAGGGGAACGTTTTAAAACAATTTAAATACGTTTTTTCTACAGGAGATTATATCGATTCTTTAAAAGTATCTGGTACTATTAAATCTGCTAACAAATTTAAAGCTGATAACTTCGTTAATGTGATGCTTTATGATGCAAAGTCGTTTAAAGATTCTACCATTTACACACAAAAACCATTGTATGTAACGAATACTTTAGATAGTTTAACTACGTTTACTATTGAAAATATTAAGGAAGGAACTTACTATTTAATTGCTTTAAAGGATAAAAACAACGACTATAAGTTTGACCCAAAACAAGATAAAATTGCTTTTATTAAAGACTCTATTCAAATTCCAACTGACAAGGAGTTTGAATTAACTCTTTTTAAATCAGATGAGAAATTTGAAGCATCAAGACCTTCACAAATTTCTGAAAACAAATGGTACTTACCCTATATTGGTAACCCAGATAATGTATCAATTGAAGTTAAAAAAGGAGAGAAAGTTATTCCAAACGCATATTCTTATTTAAAAGAAAAAGATAGTTTACAAGTTTGGTTCCCTAAAATTGAAGCTGACTCACTTTTAATTACAGCAAAAAAAGACGACTATACAAAGACTTTTACTGTGAAACCAAGAGTAAAAATGAAAGAAGTAGATTCTCTTAAAGTTTCAGGTAAATCAGGTACGTTAGATTTTATTTCTGACTTTACAATTGAGACAACTACTCCTATAAAAGATATCAACTCTGCATTAATCTCTATTTTTAATAAAGATACAGTAGCAGTTCCTTTTTCATTAGAACAATTACCCCTTGAGCAAAAACTTTCTTTGAAATTCGATAGAGAAGAAAACAACGCCTACACTGTAAATCTAATGCCAGGTGCATTAACAGATTTCTTTGGTACTAAAAACGATACGCTTAATTTTAATGTAAAAACATTGGCAATGACTGATTATGGGAATTTAGCCTTAACATTTACTGGAGTAAAACGCTTTCCTATTATTGTAGAGTTACTTGATGAAAGAGAAAAAGTAATTGCAAGTCAATACAGTGAAGATAAGAATACATTTGAATTTACAGCATTGCCTCCTCGTCAATACTACATTCGTGTAACTTATGACGACAATAAAAATGGCAAATGGGATTCCGGTTATTTCTGGGATCGTAAAGAACCTGAAGAAACTGTTTACTTCCCAGAGCAAATAGATGTTCGCGCTAACTGGGATATTAATGAACAAATCGCCTTATAA
- a CDS encoding ComF family protein, whose amino-acid sequence MEHTSDENTTMMKFYGRVPLEFGSCMLYYSKGGIVQRLLHNLKYNNHSEISDFLGKLYCYQLTNLSMLSTITEIIPVPLHKKKLKKRGYNQVTGFAEALSKHFDIPINDKLLIKQIKTTSQTKKNRFQRLKNNTEEFALDIKQQNFETNHFLLIDDILTTGGTLEACSKILLKIPNSKITILCLASTI is encoded by the coding sequence ATGGAACATACAAGCGATGAAAACACAACGATGATGAAGTTTTACGGAAGAGTACCCCTCGAATTTGGATCGTGTATGCTTTATTATTCAAAAGGAGGTATTGTTCAGAGATTATTACACAATTTAAAATATAACAATCACTCTGAAATAAGTGATTTCTTAGGAAAACTCTATTGTTATCAACTAACTAACTTGTCTATGTTGTCTACTATAACAGAAATAATCCCTGTTCCTTTACACAAAAAGAAGCTAAAAAAAAGAGGTTATAATCAAGTTACGGGTTTTGCAGAAGCTTTATCTAAACATTTTGATATACCAATAAACGATAAACTGTTAATCAAACAGATTAAAACCACTTCACAAACTAAAAAAAACAGATTTCAACGACTTAAAAATAATACAGAAGAATTTGCTCTGGACATTAAGCAGCAAAACTTTGAAACCAATCACTTCTTGTTAATTGACGACATCTTAACAACAGGAGGTACATTAGAAGCTTGTAGTAAAATTTTACTAAAAATACCCAATTCAAAGATTACTATTCTCTGTTTAGCATCAACCATTTAA
- a CDS encoding YchJ family protein, whose amino-acid sequence MEQVEKCYCGSGLTFELCCEPFLNNKVIPDSAEKLMRSRYSAYVVANARYIIDTTHPKTRHFHSRKAILQWSKENTWEKLEIILSEVNRVVFKAYFKDSGEIRQIHYENSLFEKLGEKWYYVSGTFEE is encoded by the coding sequence ATGGAACAAGTAGAAAAATGCTATTGTGGTAGTGGTCTTACTTTTGAGTTATGCTGTGAGCCATTTTTAAACAATAAAGTAATACCTGATTCAGCTGAAAAATTAATGCGTTCACGTTATTCGGCTTATGTTGTTGCAAATGCAAGATATATTATTGATACCACTCACCCGAAAACAAGGCATTTTCACAGTAGAAAAGCAATTCTACAGTGGTCAAAGGAGAATACGTGGGAAAAATTAGAAATTATATTAAGTGAGGTAAATCGAGTGGTTTTTAAAGCTTACTTTAAAGATAGTGGTGAAATAAGACAAATTCATTATGAAAATTCTCTTTTTGAGAAACTTGGAGAGAAATGGTACTATGTATCAGGTACTTTTGAGGAGTAA
- the aspA gene encoding aspartate ammonia-lyase, whose amino-acid sequence MKSTRIESDLLGELQVPLEAYYGVQTQRAINNFKISTSKLSDYPEFVKGLAIVKWAAAKTNFELDVLDEKIYKVIADACQEILDGKLHQEFPVDMIQGGAGTSVNMNANEVIANRALELLGFQKGDYQNCSPNDHVNLSQSTNDAYPTSLKVAVFEMNKKVVERLEKLVQGFEAKAKEFENIIKMGRTQLQDAVPMTLGQEFGGFAYTLKKEVAALNQASQSFLEINMGATAIGTGLNAVPGYADLCAKNLGLLMKQPVTSAENLVEATSDTSGFVAYSGVLKKVAIKLSKICNDLRLLSSGPRTGLNEIQLPPMQPGSSIMPGKVNPVIPEVVNQVCFKVIGNDMTITMASEAAQLQLNVMEPVLAHTVMESMMWLENAMETLVEKCVVGIKANVEHNKDLVLGSIGIVTALNPYIGYKASTKIAKEALETGRGVYELILEHDLLSKERLDEILDPKHMLAPHKK is encoded by the coding sequence ATGAAATCTACCAGAATTGAAAGCGATTTATTAGGAGAATTACAAGTGCCTTTAGAAGCATATTACGGTGTACAAACACAACGTGCGATTAATAATTTTAAGATTTCTACCAGTAAGTTATCAGACTATCCTGAGTTTGTAAAGGGATTAGCTATCGTTAAATGGGCAGCAGCAAAAACAAACTTCGAATTAGATGTACTTGATGAGAAGATATATAAAGTAATAGCAGATGCGTGTCAAGAGATTCTGGATGGTAAACTACACCAAGAGTTTCCTGTTGATATGATTCAAGGGGGAGCAGGTACTTCGGTAAATATGAATGCCAATGAAGTAATTGCAAACCGTGCTTTAGAGTTGTTAGGTTTCCAAAAAGGAGATTATCAAAATTGTTCACCTAACGATCACGTGAATTTATCACAATCTACAAATGACGCTTATCCTACTTCTTTAAAGGTAGCGGTATTTGAAATGAATAAAAAAGTAGTTGAACGCTTAGAAAAATTAGTACAAGGTTTCGAAGCGAAAGCAAAAGAGTTTGAAAACATTATTAAAATGGGAAGAACTCAACTTCAAGATGCTGTTCCTATGACATTAGGACAAGAGTTTGGAGGGTTTGCTTATACTCTTAAAAAAGAGGTTGCTGCATTGAATCAAGCAAGCCAATCGTTTTTAGAGATTAATATGGGAGCTACAGCTATTGGTACAGGATTAAATGCAGTACCAGGGTATGCAGACCTATGTGCTAAGAATTTAGGACTTTTAATGAAACAGCCTGTTACATCTGCTGAGAATTTAGTAGAGGCAACTTCTGATACAAGTGGTTTTGTAGCATATTCAGGTGTGTTGAAAAAAGTAGCTATTAAGCTTTCTAAAATATGTAACGATTTACGTTTATTATCTTCAGGACCACGTACTGGATTAAACGAAATACAGTTACCTCCAATGCAACCAGGTTCGTCTATTATGCCAGGTAAAGTAAATCCGGTTATTCCAGAAGTTGTAAACCAGGTTTGTTTTAAAGTAATTGGTAATGATATGACAATCACAATGGCATCTGAAGCAGCACAGTTACAATTAAATGTAATGGAGCCTGTATTAGCTCATACCGTGATGGAGTCAATGATGTGGTTAGAAAACGCAATGGAAACATTAGTTGAGAAATGTGTAGTAGGTATCAAAGCTAACGTAGAACACAACAAAGATCTTGTATTAGGAAGTATTGGTATTGTTACAGCATTAAACCCTTATATTGGTTATAAAGCAAGTACAAAAATTGCCAAAGAAGCTTTGGAAACAGGAAGAGGAGTTTATGAATTGATTTTAGAACACGATTTATTGAGTAAAGAACGCTTAGATGAAATTTTGGATCCTAAGCATATGTTAGCTCCACATAAAAAATAA
- a CDS encoding NAD(P)H-binding protein, with translation MKAVVIGATGATGKVLVRQLLADDDYSFVEIFVRNDWDIQHPKLICHVVDFEKIEQWKHLIEGDVAFSCLGTTLKDAGSREKQWHIEYDYVIQFAQYCRAQGIRSFVVLSSKGASERSKIFYLKLKGMIEHAILSLHFENTIIVRPSTLLRPNSTRKGEKFSIKLIRFLNRLGLYKSFRPVSVFDVAKCMRKESKQLTYRVSVIENTDI, from the coding sequence ATGAAAGCAGTTGTAATTGGAGCCACTGGGGCAACAGGTAAAGTGTTAGTTAGACAGCTTTTAGCTGATGACGACTATAGTTTTGTAGAGATTTTTGTTAGAAATGATTGGGATATACAACATCCTAAATTAATTTGTCACGTTGTTGATTTTGAGAAGATAGAGCAGTGGAAACACCTTATTGAAGGAGATGTTGCTTTTAGTTGTTTAGGAACAACCTTAAAAGATGCTGGAAGTAGAGAGAAACAGTGGCATATTGAATACGATTACGTGATTCAATTCGCGCAGTATTGCAGAGCGCAAGGTATTCGTTCATTCGTTGTCCTTTCTTCTAAAGGGGCTTCTGAAAGAAGTAAAATCTTTTATTTAAAGTTAAAAGGAATGATAGAACACGCGATTCTTTCTCTACACTTTGAAAATACAATTATTGTGCGTCCGAGTACATTGTTACGACCGAATTCTACTCGTAAAGGAGAGAAGTTTAGTATAAAGCTAATACGTTTTTTAAATCGTTTGGGACTTTATAAAAGCTTTAGACCGGTTTCTGTATTTGATGTTGCTAAATGTATGCGAAAAGAGAGTAAACAACTTACTTATCGCGTTTCTGTAATTGAAAATACTGATATCTAA
- a CDS encoding YceI family protein, with the protein MKKIALLFVATLFSVATFAQTKWNVDNMHSFVNFSVKHLGISFVDGRFDKYEGTFVGTPEDLTKGVFNFTVDMNSVNTSVEMRDNHLKTNDFFNAEKFPTMTFESKSIKKTGKDKYKLEGNLTIRNITKPVTFDLTYGGLLQDDGQGNQKLGFQATTSVNRFDFDVAYDPSGQAIAKDVKIAVNLEFTKAK; encoded by the coding sequence ATGAAAAAAATAGCTTTATTATTTGTAGCCACTTTATTTTCTGTAGCTACTTTCGCACAAACAAAATGGAATGTTGATAATATGCACTCTTTTGTTAACTTCTCAGTAAAACACTTAGGAATCTCTTTTGTAGATGGTCGTTTTGACAAATATGAAGGTACTTTCGTTGGTACTCCAGAAGATTTAACGAAAGGAGTATTCAACTTTACAGTAGATATGAACAGTGTAAACACGTCTGTGGAAATGCGTGACAATCACTTAAAAACAAATGATTTCTTCAATGCAGAGAAATTCCCTACGATGACTTTTGAAAGTAAATCAATCAAAAAAACTGGAAAAGATAAATACAAATTAGAAGGTAACTTAACTATTCGTAACATAACTAAACCAGTAACATTCGATTTGACTTACGGAGGGTTATTACAAGATGATGGACAAGGAAACCAAAAGTTAGGGTTCCAAGCTACTACTTCTGTAAATCGCTTTGACTTTGACGTTGCTTACGATCCATCAGGACAAGCGATTGCAAAAGATGTAAAAATCGCTGTAAACTTAGAATTTACTAAAGCAAAATAA